GTTGAAGCGGATGTTCAGCCGCGCCCGCGCCACCGGCGGGATGACGTTGGTGGCGGGGTTGCCGACATCGAAGCTGGTAACCTGCAACGTCGAGGGCTCGAACCATTGGCTGCCCTGGTCCAGCGGCTCGGCCGTCAGGCTGTGCAGGACGCGCACGAGGCGATGGATCGGATTGTCGGCGCGCTGCGGATAAGCGCTGTGGCCCTGCACGCCGTGCAGCGCGATGGCGACATTCATGCTGCCGCGCCGGCCGATCTTGATGGTATCGCCCAGCCGCGCCTTGCTGGTCGGCTCGCCCACGATGCACATATCCGGCACCTGGCCATTCGCCTGCATCCACTCCAGCACCCGCACGGTGCCGTCGGTGGCCGGGCCTTCCTCATCGCCGGTGATCAGCAGGGAGAGGCTGCCGGGCAGGTCCCGCGGCAGCGAGGCGACGGCGGCGATCCAGGCGGCGATGCCACCCTTCATGTCCACCGCGCCACGGCCATAGACGATTCCGTCCCGCACCTCCGCCCCAAAGGGATCGGCGGTCCAGCCGCTGACGTCGCCCGGCGGCACGACGTCGGTATGGCCGGCGAAGCAGAGATGCGGGGCCTGCGTCCCGCGGCGCGCGAAGAGATTCTCGGTCTCGCCGAAACGCAGGCGGGTGCAGGTGAAGCCGAGCGGCTCCAATGCCGCCTCCAGCACCGCCATGGCTCCCGCATCGGCGGGGGTCACGCTCGGGCAGCGAATGAGGTCCTGGAGGAGCGGCAAAGGGTCCATGCGAAGGATCAGTCCCGCAGCAGTTCGTTGATGCTGGTCTTGCTGCGGGTCTGCGCGTCCACCCGCTTCACGATCACCGCGCAATAGAGGCTGGGGCCCGGCGTGCCGTCCGGCAGCGGCTTGCCCGGCAGGCTGCCCGGCACCACCACGGAATAGGGCGGCACATGGCCGATGAAGACCTCACCCGTCGCGCGGTCGACGATCCTGGTGGAGGCGCCAAGGAAGACGCCCATGGAGAGCACGCTGCCCTCGCCCACGATCACGCCCTCGGCCACCTCGGAGCGGGCACCGACGAAGCAGTTGTCACCGATGACGACCGGGTTGGCCTGCAGCGGCTCCAGCACGCCGCCAATGCCGGCGCCGCCGGAGATGTGGCAGTTCTTGCCGATCTGGGCGCAGGAACCGATGGTGGCCCAGGTATCGACCATCGTGTTCTCGTCGACGAAGGCGCCGAGATTCACGAAGGACGGCATCAGCACCACGCCCTTCGCGATATAGGCGGAGCGGCGCACCACGGCACCCGGCACGGCGCGGAAGCCGGCTTCCTTGAAGCGGTTCTCGCCCCAGTCCTTGAACTTCAGCGGAACCTTGTCATAGGCACCGAGGCCGACATCCATCGGCGCGCTGTCTTCCAGGCGGAAGGACAGCAGAACAGCCTGCTTCAGCCACTGGTTAACTTTCCAGCCACCCTGCCCGTCAGGCTCCGCCACGCGGGCCTTGCCGGAATCCAGCAGTTCCAGCGCCGCCTCGATCGCCTCACGGTCCGCGCCCTGGGTCGCGGGAGAGATCTCGGCGCGGCGAGCCCAGAGGCCCTCGATGGTGGAGGAGAGGCTGGCGAGGTCCATGCGAATGCATCCCGGTCGGCGAAGCTGAAAAAAGCGGTTCGCGCCGGTATCGGGTCGGGCCGGGCCGCTGTCAACAACGGCCCGGCCGAACGTCACGGACGGATCAGCGTGCCCGCCCCGCCCTCGGTGAAGAGTTCGATCAGCACGGCATGCGGCACGCGTCCATCGACGATGACTGCCCCCTTCACGCCCTTCTCGATGGCATAGATGCAGGTCTCGATCTTCGGGATCATGCCGCCCGAGATCCAGCCGGCGGCGATTCCGGCCCGCGCCTCGGCCACCGTCATCTCCGGGATCAGCTTCTTATCGGCATCCAGCACGCCGGCGACATCCGTCAGCATCAGCAGGCGGGAGGCGCTCAGCGCGCCGGCGATGGCGCCGGCCGCCGTATCGGCATTGATGTTGTAGGTCTGGCCATCCGCGCCCACGCCCACGGGGGCCACCACCGGCACAATCTGCGCGCCGATCA
This genomic window from Roseomonas marmotae contains:
- the dapE gene encoding succinyl-diaminopimelate desuccinylase → MDPLPLLQDLIRCPSVTPADAGAMAVLEAALEPLGFTCTRLRFGETENLFARRGTQAPHLCFAGHTDVVPPGDVSGWTADPFGAEVRDGIVYGRGAVDMKGGIAAWIAAVASLPRDLPGSLSLLITGDEEGPATDGTVRVLEWMQANGQVPDMCIVGEPTSKARLGDTIKIGRRGSMNVAIALHGVQGHSAYPQRADNPIHRLVRVLHSLTAEPLDQGSQWFEPSTLQVTSFDVGNPATNVIPPVARARLNIRFNDLHSSASLTQRIRDVLEGEGARYELDVSCSGESFLTQPGDFVAALQAATRRVAGIEPVLDTGGGTSDARFIASYCPVAELGAVGTTMHKADESTGVEELRSLARLYAAVISALLPAQVSA
- the dapD gene encoding 2,3,4,5-tetrahydropyridine-2,6-dicarboxylate N-succinyltransferase, with the protein product MDLASLSSTIEGLWARRAEISPATQGADREAIEAALELLDSGKARVAEPDGQGGWKVNQWLKQAVLLSFRLEDSAPMDVGLGAYDKVPLKFKDWGENRFKEAGFRAVPGAVVRRSAYIAKGVVLMPSFVNLGAFVDENTMVDTWATIGSCAQIGKNCHISGGAGIGGVLEPLQANPVVIGDNCFVGARSEVAEGVIVGEGSVLSMGVFLGASTRIVDRATGEVFIGHVPPYSVVVPGSLPGKPLPDGTPGPSLYCAVIVKRVDAQTRSKTSINELLRD